GTTCGCAACGCACCGCTCGTGAGCGAGGCTTCGACCACCACCACCGCGGCCGCGAGCGCGGCGATGAGTCGGTTGCGAACCACGAACGCGCCCTTGAAGGGCGGCGGGCCCGCACCGTACTCGCTCACCAGCGTGCCGCGTTCGATCACTCGCTCCGCGAGCTCGCGATGGTCGCGCGGCACCACGTGGTCGAGGCCCGAGGGCAGCACTGCGACGGTCGCGCCGCCGGCGGCGAGTGCTCCTTCGTGCGCCGCCCGGTCGATGCCGCGAGCCAGCCCGCTCACGATCGTGAACCCCAGTCGGGCGAGGTCGTGTGAGAGGCGTTCGGCGTGACGCCGCCCGTACGGAGTCGCAGCGCGTGCTCCGACCACCGCGATCGCGCGGTCGAGCGGTGGCAGCGTGACACCGCGTCCGAACACGACTGCCGGGGGATCGGCCAGCTCTCGCAGGCCCGCGGGATAGCCGGCATCCTCGATCGCCCATGACCACGCGCCGAGTGCCGCGAGGCGCGCGGCACGTTCGCGGCGTGGCGCTCCGTCGAGCGCGCCACCGCCACGCGGCACGCGAGAGAGATGCGCTTCAAGCGCCTCCGCTTTCGGATCGTTCACTTTCCCCTGCCTTCCGCGGGGGCGAGTGACGCGTCGGGCTGGTGAGGACCTCCCACTCGAGGCCTTCCTCCAGCGCTTTCACCGCCGGGCTGTCGTCCGACAAGTCGGCGCCGGACGCGGCGTGCGTGATCTCGTCGTGGGCGGCGAGCCGCTCGATCCGGTCGCGCAACGCGCGATCCCGGGCCCCGAGCTGTTCGAGTGCCGCGAGTCGGCGCTCGTCGCCCAGGTCCTGGAGTCCGCGAGCCGTCGCGGCCGCTCCACCGTGTCGGCCGATCCTCACGAGTGCGTCGAGCGCCGCATCGGCGACGCTCGCATTCGAATCCTCGCGAAGGCGCAACAGACCTGGGATCGCCTCGCGCCGCGCGAAACGCCCAAGGACGCGGGCGGAACTTGCGCGGGTGAACCACAGGCCCTGCTCGAGCAGCGGCAACAGCACCGGAGAGCAGCTCTCGCCGATCCTCAACAGCGATTCCTCGGCGAGTTCCCGCAGATACCACGACTCGTCGCACAGGCATTCCACGAGCAGCGACAGTGCTTCCTCGTCGCGGCGCTGTTCGAGGCCGCGGATGTATTCGCGCTTGCCGGAAAGTCCCCGCGAGTTCAGCACGTCCGTGGAACGCGGCGCTCCGATCTTGTCGTCGCTCATGTCTGACCCTCAACCCAGGGGCCGTCGCGCGTTTCGTCGGACTCCGCAAGCTCCGAATCGCTCGCGGCCACCGCGAGCCACAGCGCCTGCAACAGCTCTTCGAGTCCGTAACCGGTCTGGGCACTGATCAGCAGCGCGCCCGGAACACCGACGCGAGCGGCGGCGCCCGCGCGTTCTTCGGCCGGCAGGATATCAGCCTTGGTCAGCACGGTCAGCCGCGGTTTGGTGAGCAGTGTCTTGCTGTGCTGCGCCAGTTCGTTTTCGATCATCGCAAGATCCGATGCTGGCGACTCCGCGCCGACGTCGGCCATCAGAAGCAGCACTCGGGTGCGCTCGATGTGGCGCAGGAAGTCGAGTCCGAGTCCGCGTCCCCGATGCGCATCCTCGATCAGACCCGGCAGATCCGCCGCCACGAAGCGACGTTCGAGGTCGAGCTCGACGATGCCGAGGTGCGGTTCGAGGGTCGTGAACGGGTAGTCGGCGATCTTCGGGCGCGCGCGCGTGATGCGCGCGAGCAGTGTGGACTTGCCGGCGTTCGGTGGTCCCACCAACCCGACGTCCGCGATCAGCTTGAGTTCGAGTTCGAGCTTGCGCTCCTCGCCCGCCTCGCCCGGATCGGCGCGTCGCGGCGCCTGATGCGTCGCGGTCGCGAAGCGTGAATTGCCACGGCCGCCGCGGCCACCCTTGACCGCCACCCAGCGATCCCCCGGCGCCAGCAGGTCGATCAGAACCTCGCCGGAGTCCGAATCCTTGACGACCGTGCCGGGCGGAAGGCGCAGCACCAGATCCTCGCCGTCGCGACCGGTGCGATTGTTGCCGGATCCCGCACGCCCGCCGCGCGCCCGATAGCGGGGTCGCTCGTGCACGTCGAGCAGCGTACGCACGTGCGCATCCACCTCGAAGATCACACTGCCGCCGCGTCCCCCATCACCTCCGTTGGGTCCACCCTTCGGCACGTACTTCTCGCGTCGGAAGCTGATGCAGCCGGCGCCGCCCTTGCCGGCGAATACTTCGATGCGCGCGAGGTCAATGAGCACGGCGGGCTCCAGTTCGGAGCGCATCGATGATCGCGTCCGCCATCTGCTCGGTGGTGGCGGCCCGATCCGCTTCGGCCGCGACTCTGAGATCGCGCGTCACCACGCGCCCCTCGGCGAGCACCTTGGTGATCGCGGACTCGAGCCGCCGCGCCGCTTCGCGCTCACCCAGGTACTGCAGCATCATCACGCACGACAGCAGCAGCGCGGTCGGATTCATGAGACCGCTGCCCTTGAACTGGGGCGCCGAGCCGTGCACCGGCTCGAACATCGCGATGCCGTCGCCGAGATTCGCGCCCGGCGCGACGCCCAACCCGCCGACCAGTCCTGCACACAGGTCGGACACGATGTCGCCGTAGAGGTTCGGAAGCAGCAATACGTCGTACTGCTGCGGACGCTGCACCAGCTGCATGCACAGGTTGTCGACGATCACATCCTGGAACTCGATGTCGGGGTAGCCGGCGGCGACTTCGCGCGTCACGCTCAGGAACAGCCCGTCGGTGTCCTTCATGATGTTCGCCTTGTGTGCTGCGGTGACCTTGCGGCGGCCGTTCGCGCGCGCGTACTCGAACGCGAAGCGCGCGATGCGGCGACTGCCGGTGACCGAGATCGGCTTGAGCGAGAGGCCCGCGTCGTCCGGAAACGTGCGACCCAGCAGCCGCGCGACCAGGGCGCTGACCTCGCGCACGCCTTCGCTGTCCTTCGCGAACTCGAGTCCGGCGTACAAGTCCTCGGTGTTCTCGCGCACGATCACCAGATTCACGTCGTGGGCCATGCGCGGAACGCCGGCGTAGGTGCGAGCCGGTCGCAGATTGACGTACAGATCGAGTTCCTTGCGAAGCGCCACGTTGACGGAGCGGAATCCGGTTCCGATCGGGGTCGAGATCGGTCCCTTCAAGCCCACCCGCGTGCGGCGCAGCGATTCCAGCACTCGCGGTGGCAACGGCGTGCCTTCGGCGGCGACGCAGTCGGCACCGGCTTGCTGCACGTCCCACTCGATCGCCACCCCGGTCTCGGTCAGCACGCGGCACGCGGCCGCGACCAACTCGGGGCCGATGCCGTCGCCGGGGATCAGCGTCACGAGGTGTGGCATTCGTTCTCCTGTCAGAGGGTGCCGGTGCGCTCCAGCGCTTCACCGGTTTCGCGCGCGAAGCGGGCGAGTCGCCCGCCCGCGCGTAAGTCGTCGATTTCGAGTGCGTCGTGTGCATGCCGCAGCGTGAACTGCCGCCCGTGCGTCAGGTCGCGACACACGATCGGCTTGCGCGGTTCGAGCGCGTGCGGCAGGTCGGGCAGCTCGAGTTCGTGACCGAGTGTCGGGACGCTCCACGAGCCCGCGCACTCGAGCGCCAGGATGCCGAGTGACGCCA
This is a stretch of genomic DNA from Candidatus Eisenbacteria bacterium. It encodes these proteins:
- the dprA gene encoding DNA-protecting protein DprA, producing the protein MNDPKAEALEAHLSRVPRGGGALDGAPRRERAARLAALGAWSWAIEDAGYPAGLRELADPPAVVFGRGVTLPPLDRAIAVVGARAATPYGRRHAERLSHDLARLGFTIVSGLARGIDRAAHEGALAAGGATVAVLPSGLDHVVPRDHRELAERVIERGTLVSEYGAGPPPFKGAFVVRNRLIAALAAAVVVVEASLTSGALRTAQVAATLGRARLAVPGDLDREVARGPHALLRTGALVCESAADVLAAIDRADAGRDPTPSRERPRERVAAAEARPAVPAGAPTIARVRAALTSTPAWVEGIAAGAAAPLDETFAALLELEWAGLAERLAGGTWRRGGEDGIARSEARSKGAR
- a CDS encoding HEAT repeat domain-containing protein — protein: MSDDKIGAPRSTDVLNSRGLSGKREYIRGLEQRRDEEALSLLVECLCDESWYLRELAEESLLRIGESCSPVLLPLLEQGLWFTRASSARVLGRFARREAIPGLLRLREDSNASVADAALDALVRIGRHGGAAATARGLQDLGDERRLAALEQLGARDRALRDRIERLAAHDEITHAASGADLSDDSPAVKALEEGLEWEVLTSPTRHSPPRKAGESERSESGGA
- the obgE gene encoding GTPase ObgE; translation: MRSELEPAVLIDLARIEVFAGKGGAGCISFRREKYVPKGGPNGGDGGRGGSVIFEVDAHVRTLLDVHERPRYRARGGRAGSGNNRTGRDGEDLVLRLPPGTVVKDSDSGEVLIDLLAPGDRWVAVKGGRGGRGNSRFATATHQAPRRADPGEAGEERKLELELKLIADVGLVGPPNAGKSTLLARITRARPKIADYPFTTLEPHLGIVELDLERRFVAADLPGLIEDAHRGRGLGLDFLRHIERTRVLLLMADVGAESPASDLAMIENELAQHSKTLLTKPRLTVLTKADILPAEERAGAAARVGVPGALLISAQTGYGLEELLQALWLAVAASDSELAESDETRDGPWVEGQT
- a CDS encoding isocitrate/isopropylmalate dehydrogenase family protein, whose translation is MPHLVTLIPGDGIGPELVAAACRVLTETGVAIEWDVQQAGADCVAAEGTPLPPRVLESLRRTRVGLKGPISTPIGTGFRSVNVALRKELDLYVNLRPARTYAGVPRMAHDVNLVIVRENTEDLYAGLEFAKDSEGVREVSALVARLLGRTFPDDAGLSLKPISVTGSRRIARFAFEYARANGRRKVTAAHKANIMKDTDGLFLSVTREVAAGYPDIEFQDVIVDNLCMQLVQRPQQYDVLLLPNLYGDIVSDLCAGLVGGLGVAPGANLGDGIAMFEPVHGSAPQFKGSGLMNPTALLLSCVMMLQYLGEREAARRLESAITKVLAEGRVVTRDLRVAAEADRAATTEQMADAIIDALRTGARRAH